A genomic window from Pseudomonas argentinensis includes:
- the aceE gene encoding pyruvate dehydrogenase (acetyl-transferring), homodimeric type — protein MQDLDPIETQEWLDALESVLDKEGEDRAHYLMTRLGELATRSGTQLPYSITTPYRNTIPVTREARMPGDLFMERRIRSIVRWNALAMVMRANMQDPDLGGHISTFASSATLYDIGFNYFFKAPTEEHGGDLIYYQGHASPGIYARAFLEGRLSEEQMLKFRQEVDGGGLSSYPHPHLMPDFWQFPTVSMGLGPITAIYQARFMKYLENRGFIPAGKQKVWCFIGDGETDEPETLGAISLAGRENLDNLIFVINCNLQRLDGPVRGNSKIIQELEGVFRGANWNVNKVIWGRMWDPLFAQDEDGRMQRRMDQAIDGEYQNYKAKDGAYVRKHFFGHDPELLKRVEKLSDEEIFNLNRGGHDPYKVYAAYHQAVNHKGQPTVILAKTIKGYGTGAGEAKNTAHNTKKVDIESLKKFRDRFDIPLNDSQLEELPFYRPAEDSAEMKYLRKCREKLGGHLPQRNRGSISIPTPPLETLKAVLDGSGDREISTTMAFGRILASMVKDKELGKRIVPILADEARTFGMEGMFRQLGIYSPVGQLYEPVDRDQVMYYREEKDGQILQEGLNEAGAFSSFIAAGTAYSNYNTPMLPVYIFYSMFGFQRIGDLAWAAGDGQTRGFLLGGTSGRTTLNGEGLQHEDGHSHILASTIPNVRSYDPTYAYELAVIMREGTHRMMTLQENVYYYITVMNENYQQPAMPEGVEDGIIKGMYLLEEDQKEAAHHVQLLGCGTILNEVREAAKILRNDYNVAADVWSVTSFNELRRNGLAVERSNRLHPGDEPKQSYVEQCLSGRKGPVVASTDYMKLFAEQIRQWVPVKEYKVLGTDGYGRSDSRRKLRDFFEVDRRWVALAALEALADRGEIERKVVAEAIVKFGIDPEKRNPLDC, from the coding sequence ATGCAAGACCTCGATCCAATCGAAACCCAGGAATGGCTGGACGCACTGGAATCCGTCCTCGACAAGGAAGGCGAAGACCGTGCCCACTATCTGATGACGCGCCTGGGTGAGTTGGCCACTCGTAGCGGCACGCAGTTGCCCTATTCGATCACCACGCCCTACCGCAACACCATTCCGGTCACGCGCGAAGCACGCATGCCGGGCGACCTGTTCATGGAACGCCGCATCCGCTCGATCGTTCGCTGGAACGCCCTGGCCATGGTGATGCGCGCCAACATGCAGGACCCGGACCTGGGTGGTCACATCTCCACCTTCGCCTCCAGCGCGACCCTCTACGACATCGGCTTCAACTACTTCTTCAAGGCCCCGACCGAAGAACACGGCGGCGACCTGATCTACTACCAGGGCCACGCATCGCCCGGTATCTACGCCCGCGCCTTCCTGGAAGGCCGCCTGAGCGAAGAGCAGATGCTCAAGTTCCGCCAGGAAGTGGACGGTGGCGGCCTCTCGTCGTACCCGCACCCGCACCTGATGCCGGACTTCTGGCAGTTCCCGACCGTTTCCATGGGCCTGGGTCCGATCACCGCAATCTACCAGGCACGCTTCATGAAGTACCTGGAAAACCGCGGCTTCATCCCGGCTGGCAAGCAGAAGGTGTGGTGCTTCATCGGCGACGGCGAGACCGACGAGCCGGAAACCCTGGGCGCCATTTCCCTGGCCGGCCGCGAGAACCTCGACAACCTGATCTTCGTCATCAACTGCAACCTGCAGCGCCTCGACGGCCCGGTTCGCGGCAACAGCAAGATCATCCAGGAACTCGAAGGCGTGTTCCGCGGCGCCAACTGGAACGTCAACAAGGTAATCTGGGGCCGCATGTGGGATCCACTGTTCGCCCAGGACGAAGACGGCCGCATGCAGCGTCGTATGGACCAGGCGATCGACGGCGAGTACCAGAACTACAAGGCCAAGGACGGCGCCTACGTGCGCAAGCACTTCTTTGGTCACGACCCGGAACTGCTCAAGCGCGTCGAGAAGCTGTCGGACGAGGAAATCTTCAACCTCAACCGTGGCGGCCACGACCCGTACAAGGTCTATGCGGCCTACCACCAGGCGGTCAACCACAAGGGTCAGCCCACCGTCATCCTGGCCAAGACCATCAAGGGTTATGGCACCGGTGCCGGCGAGGCGAAGAACACCGCGCACAACACCAAGAAGGTCGATATCGAGTCGCTGAAGAAATTCCGCGATCGCTTCGACATTCCGCTCAATGATTCGCAGCTGGAAGAACTGCCCTTCTACCGCCCGGCCGAAGACAGCGCGGAAATGAAATACCTGCGCAAGTGCCGCGAGAAACTCGGCGGCCACCTGCCGCAGCGCAACCGCGGCAGCATCAGCATCCCGACGCCGCCGCTGGAAACCCTCAAGGCCGTTCTGGACGGCTCGGGTGACCGTGAAATCTCCACCACCATGGCGTTCGGGCGCATCCTCGCCTCGATGGTCAAGGACAAGGAGCTGGGCAAGCGCATCGTGCCGATCCTCGCTGACGAGGCGCGTACCTTCGGCATGGAAGGCATGTTCCGCCAGCTGGGTATCTATTCCCCGGTCGGTCAGCTGTACGAGCCGGTCGACCGCGACCAGGTGATGTACTACCGCGAAGAGAAGGACGGCCAGATCCTCCAGGAAGGCCTCAACGAGGCCGGTGCGTTCTCCTCGTTCATCGCCGCCGGTACCGCCTACAGCAACTACAACACGCCGATGCTGCCGGTCTACATCTTCTATTCGATGTTCGGCTTCCAGCGTATCGGTGACCTGGCCTGGGCAGCCGGCGACGGCCAGACCCGCGGCTTCCTGCTGGGCGGCACCTCCGGCCGCACCACCCTGAACGGTGAAGGCCTGCAGCACGAGGACGGCCACAGCCACATCCTCGCCAGCACCATCCCCAACGTGCGCAGCTATGACCCCACCTACGCCTACGAGCTGGCGGTGATCATGCGCGAAGGCACGCACCGGATGATGACCCTGCAGGAAAACGTTTATTACTACATCACCGTGATGAACGAGAACTACCAGCAGCCGGCCATGCCCGAAGGTGTCGAAGACGGCATCATCAAGGGTATGTACCTGCTCGAAGAGGACCAGAAGGAAGCCGCCCACCACGTGCAACTGCTGGGCTGCGGCACCATCCTCAACGAAGTTCGCGAAGCGGCGAAGATCCTGCGCAACGACTACAACGTCGCTGCCGATGTATGGAGCGTCACCAGCTTCAACGAACTGCGTCGCAACGGCCTGGCCGTAGAGCGCAGCAACCGCCTCCACCCGGGCGACGAGCCCAAGCAGAGCTACGTCGAGCAGTGCCTGAGCGGCCGCAAGGGTCCGGTCGTGGCCAGCACCGACTACATGAAGCTGTTCGCCGAGCAGATTCGCCAGTGGGTACCGGTCAAGGAATACAAGGTCCTGGGTACCGATGGTTACGGCCGCAGCGACAGCCGTCGCAAGCTGCGCGACTTCTTCGAAGTGGACCGCCGCTGGGTCGCCCTGGCCGCGCTCGAAGCGCTGGCCGATCGCGGTGAAATCGAGCGCAAGGTGGTGGCCGAGGCCATCGTCAAGTTCGGTATCGACCCCGAAAAACGCAACCCACTGGACTGCTGA
- the aceF gene encoding dihydrolipoyllysine-residue acetyltransferase — protein MSELIRVPDIGGGEGEIIELFVKVGDRIEADQSLLTLESDKASMEIPAPKAGVVKSLKVKLGDTLKEGDELLELDVEGDAEAAPAEQKQEQAAPAAAEQPAAEPQAQSAGSAGPQEVKVPDIGSSAKASIIEVAVKPGDSIEVDQSLITLESDKASMEIPSPAAGVVESVSVKVGDEVGTGDLILVLKGAAGAQGQAASAPAPAAAPAQAEAPAAAAAEEPAGESTEEVRIPDIGADAASVIEMLVKEGDSVAAEQSLITLESAKASMEIPAPKAGVIESIAIKVGDQAKTGDLILTLKVQGAAAKPAAAAQAPAANPEQAKPANVQGSAPAKATPQAAPAAAPSRDGSKVHAGPAVRQLAREFGVELSSVPGSGPKGRILKEDVQAYVKAELQKAKSAPAAAAGANGGAGIPPIPTVDFSKFGEVEEVPMTRLMQVGAANLHRSWLNVPHVTQFDSADITELEAFRVAQKAVAEKAGVKLTVLPLLLKACAYLLKELPDFNSSLAPSGKAVIRKKYVHIGFAVDTPDGLLVPVIKNVDQKSLLQLAAEAAALADKARNKKLSADDMQGACFTISSLGHIGGTGFTPIVNAPEVAILGVSKATIQPVWDGKAFQPKLMLPLSLSYDHRVINGAAAARFTKRLGDVLTDIRTMLL, from the coding sequence GTGAGTGAATTGATTCGCGTACCCGACATCGGCGGCGGTGAAGGTGAGATCATCGAGCTGTTCGTCAAGGTCGGCGACCGCATCGAAGCCGACCAGAGCCTGCTGACCTTGGAGTCAGACAAGGCCAGCATGGAAATCCCGGCCCCCAAGGCCGGCGTGGTCAAGAGCCTGAAGGTCAAGCTCGGCGATACCCTGAAAGAAGGTGACGAGCTGCTCGAACTGGACGTGGAAGGCGACGCTGAAGCCGCCCCTGCCGAGCAGAAGCAGGAGCAGGCAGCACCTGCCGCTGCCGAGCAGCCAGCCGCCGAGCCCCAGGCTCAGTCGGCCGGCAGTGCCGGGCCTCAGGAAGTCAAGGTGCCGGACATCGGCTCCAGCGCCAAGGCCAGCATCATCGAAGTGGCGGTCAAGCCGGGCGACAGCATCGAAGTCGACCAGTCGCTGATCACCCTCGAGTCCGACAAGGCCAGCATGGAAATCCCCTCGCCGGCAGCCGGCGTGGTGGAGAGCGTGTCGGTCAAGGTCGGTGACGAAGTCGGCACCGGCGACCTGATCCTGGTGCTCAAGGGTGCTGCGGGCGCCCAGGGGCAGGCCGCCAGCGCGCCAGCCCCGGCAGCCGCCCCGGCTCAGGCCGAAGCGCCGGCCGCTGCGGCAGCCGAAGAACCGGCCGGTGAGAGCACTGAAGAAGTGCGTATCCCGGACATTGGCGCCGACGCTGCCAGCGTCATCGAGATGCTGGTCAAGGAAGGCGACAGCGTGGCAGCCGAGCAGTCCCTGATCACCCTGGAATCGGCCAAGGCCAGCATGGAGATCCCCGCGCCCAAGGCCGGCGTGATCGAAAGCATCGCCATCAAGGTCGGCGACCAGGCCAAGACCGGCGACCTGATCCTGACCCTCAAGGTCCAGGGGGCTGCCGCCAAACCGGCCGCCGCCGCCCAGGCCCCCGCCGCTAACCCGGAGCAGGCCAAGCCCGCCAACGTGCAAGGCAGCGCACCGGCCAAGGCCACACCCCAGGCCGCTCCGGCTGCCGCGCCAAGCCGCGACGGCAGCAAGGTGCACGCCGGCCCGGCGGTGCGTCAGCTGGCCCGCGAGTTCGGTGTCGAGCTGAGTTCGGTGCCTGGCAGTGGCCCGAAAGGTCGAATCCTCAAGGAAGACGTGCAGGCGTACGTCAAGGCCGAACTGCAGAAGGCCAAGTCGGCTCCTGCCGCCGCCGCGGGCGCGAATGGCGGCGCCGGCATTCCGCCGATCCCGACCGTCGACTTCAGCAAGTTCGGTGAAGTCGAAGAAGTGCCGATGACCCGCCTGATGCAGGTCGGCGCCGCCAACCTGCACCGCAGCTGGCTGAACGTGCCGCACGTGACCCAGTTCGACTCGGCCGACATCACCGAGCTGGAAGCCTTCCGCGTCGCCCAGAAAGCCGTCGCCGAGAAGGCGGGCGTCAAGCTGACCGTGTTGCCATTGCTGCTCAAGGCCTGTGCCTACCTGCTCAAGGAGCTGCCGGACTTCAACAGTTCCCTGGCACCGAGCGGCAAGGCAGTGATCCGCAAGAAATACGTGCACATCGGCTTCGCCGTCGACACACCGGACGGCCTGCTGGTGCCGGTGATCAAGAACGTCGACCAGAAGAGCCTGCTGCAGCTGGCTGCCGAAGCCGCTGCACTGGCTGACAAGGCCCGCAACAAGAAGCTGTCGGCTGACGACATGCAGGGCGCCTGCTTCACCATCTCCAGCCTCGGCCACATTGGCGGCACCGGCTTCACGCCGATCGTCAACGCGCCGGAAGTGGCGATCCTCGGGGTCAGCAAGGCGACCATCCAGCCGGTCTGGGATGGCAAGGCCTTCCAGCCCAAGCTGATGCTGCCGCTGTCGCTGTCCTACGATCATCGGGTGATCAATGGTGCAGCTGCTGCCCGCTTCACCAAGCGCCTGGGCGATGTGCTGACCGACATCCGCACCATGCTGCTGTAA